One genomic window of uncultured Campylobacter sp. includes the following:
- a CDS encoding shikimate kinase, with protein MSKNLVFIGFMGVGKGTVARHIAKKTGKLFLDTDELIESEQNLKVKEIFEKKGEEYFRKCEAKLAKKLAKNVKSSVIAAGGGFAKAKGLKKIGKIIYLKSSFEAILKRIDESGEAQMHYAKRPLLRDLNAAKKLFDERKKMYKSVADLIIDVEGKGLEQVAKEILEKIKKD; from the coding sequence GTGAGTAAAAATCTAGTTTTTATCGGCTTTATGGGCGTGGGCAAAGGCACGGTAGCTAGGCACATCGCGAAAAAAACGGGCAAACTGTTTTTAGACACCGACGAGTTGATCGAAAGCGAGCAAAATTTAAAAGTTAAAGAGATTTTCGAGAAAAAAGGCGAAGAGTATTTTAGAAAATGCGAGGCAAAACTCGCTAAAAAGCTAGCCAAAAACGTAAAATCCTCGGTAATCGCGGCGGGCGGCGGCTTTGCAAAGGCTAAAGGCCTTAAAAAAATCGGCAAAATCATCTATCTAAAATCAAGTTTTGAAGCGATTTTAAAGCGAATCGACGAGAGTGGCGAAGCGCAGATGCACTACGCCAAACGCCCGCTTTTGCGTGATCTAAACGCGGCTAAAAAACTTTTTGACGAGAGGAAAAAGATGTATAAAAGCGTCGCCGATCTCATAATCGACGTCGAAGGCAAAGGACTAGAGCAAGTCGCAAAAGAGATTTTAGAAAAAATAAAAAAAGATTAA
- the pyrF gene encoding orotidine-5'-phosphate decarboxylase, with protein sequence MKLCVALDMSSKQECLQLAERLADFSDKIWLKVGLRAYLRDGVGFVEELKKLGNFKIFLDLKLYDIPNTMADAAEEIAKIGVDMINVHASSGKRAMATVMERLDKLGSRPLVLAVSALTSFDQAEFSAVYEQNLSDAVRKFSVMSYEAELDGMVCSAFESRLIKDATSAKFITLCPGVRPFGESAADQKRVADLGVAREARADFIVVGRPIYQSDDPRKICERILDQI encoded by the coding sequence GTGAAGCTCTGCGTCGCGCTTGATATGAGCTCGAAGCAGGAGTGCTTGCAGCTAGCGGAGCGGCTGGCGGACTTTTCGGATAAAATTTGGCTTAAAGTTGGTCTGCGAGCTTATTTGCGCGATGGAGTGGGATTTGTGGAGGAGCTAAAAAAGCTCGGAAATTTTAAAATTTTTCTCGATCTAAAACTCTACGACATCCCAAACACGATGGCAGACGCCGCCGAGGAGATCGCTAAAATCGGCGTCGATATGATAAACGTGCACGCAAGCAGCGGCAAGCGCGCGATGGCTACGGTGATGGAGCGACTGGACAAGCTCGGTTCGCGCCCGCTAGTGCTCGCGGTCTCTGCGCTAACGAGCTTTGATCAGGCGGAATTTAGCGCGGTTTACGAGCAAAATTTAAGCGACGCCGTGCGTAAATTTAGCGTTATGAGCTACGAAGCGGAGCTTGACGGCATGGTCTGCTCGGCGTTCGAAAGCCGCCTAATCAAGGACGCAACGAGCGCAAAATTTATCACGCTTTGTCCCGGCGTACGGCCGTTTGGCGAGAGCGCGGCAGATCAAAAGCGGGTGGCGGATCTGGGCGTCGCACGCGAAGCGAGGGCTGATTTTATCGTGGTAGGTCGGCCGATCTATCAAAGCGACGATCCGCGCAAAATTTGTGAGCGGATTTTGGATCAAATTTAA
- the der gene encoding ribosome biogenesis GTPase Der, with protein sequence MQKIILVGKPNVGKSSLFNRLAGRRIAITSDVSGTTRDTNKTIIEIYDKSCVLIDSGGLDDSSELFKNVKAKTLAEARSSDAVIFLVDGKMMPSDEDKALYYALLKLNLPTALVINKIDSKKDELRSYEFANFGAKMSFAISVSHNAGIDELADWIYKQLKDEIKPDVSEDLDEFLENLGDDGEVVREISAREDYERKNIQVGIIGRVNVGKSSLLNALVKESRAVVSDIAGTTIDPVNETFVYEDRIFEFVDTAGIRKRGKIEGIERYALNRTESALELADIALLVLDSSEPLTELDERIAGLAAKFELGVIIVLNKWDKSEEDFDKFSREIRDKFKFLAYAPIISVSALGGKRVHKIYPLILEVYKNYTQKIQTARLNEAIEEAVKAHPIPREKGKSVKIYYAVQFGFAPPKIALVMNRPRALHFSYKRYLTNKLREKFDLSGTPIVLIPKNRSGSDEENEGKSE encoded by the coding sequence TTGCAAAAGATAATTTTAGTCGGCAAGCCAAATGTCGGCAAAAGCTCGCTCTTTAACCGCCTAGCCGGCAGACGTATAGCCATCACCAGCGACGTTAGCGGTACGACGCGAGATACGAACAAAACGATTATAGAAATTTATGACAAAAGCTGCGTTTTGATCGACAGCGGCGGGCTAGACGACAGTAGCGAGCTCTTTAAAAACGTCAAGGCAAAAACCCTAGCCGAAGCTAGAAGCTCGGACGCCGTCATATTTTTGGTCGACGGCAAAATGATGCCTAGCGACGAGGACAAAGCCCTATACTACGCGCTTTTAAAGCTAAATTTACCGACCGCACTCGTAATCAACAAAATAGACAGCAAAAAAGACGAGCTACGAAGCTACGAGTTTGCAAATTTCGGTGCAAAAATGAGCTTTGCCATCTCAGTCAGCCATAACGCTGGCATCGACGAGCTGGCAGACTGGATCTATAAACAGCTAAAAGACGAGATCAAGCCCGACGTCAGCGAGGATCTGGACGAGTTTTTGGAAAATTTGGGCGACGACGGCGAGGTGGTTAGGGAAATTTCAGCCCGCGAGGATTATGAACGCAAAAATATCCAAGTAGGCATCATCGGACGCGTAAACGTCGGCAAAAGCTCGCTGCTAAACGCGCTCGTAAAAGAATCTCGCGCGGTAGTAAGCGATATAGCCGGCACGACGATAGACCCGGTAAACGAGACTTTCGTCTATGAGGATAGGATTTTTGAGTTCGTCGATACCGCGGGCATCAGAAAACGCGGCAAGATAGAAGGCATCGAAAGATACGCGCTAAACCGCACCGAGTCCGCGCTCGAGCTCGCCGACATCGCGCTTTTGGTGCTTGATAGCTCCGAACCGCTAACCGAGCTTGACGAGCGTATCGCGGGCCTTGCGGCTAAATTTGAGCTCGGCGTCATAATCGTGCTAAACAAATGGGACAAAAGCGAGGAAGATTTTGATAAATTTAGTCGCGAGATCAGGGATAAATTTAAATTTCTCGCCTACGCGCCGATCATCAGCGTTTCGGCTCTAGGCGGCAAAAGGGTGCATAAAATTTACCCGTTGATTTTAGAAGTTTATAAAAACTATACGCAAAAAATCCAAACCGCAAGGCTAAACGAAGCCATCGAAGAGGCGGTAAAAGCACACCCGATACCGCGCGAAAAGGGCAAAAGCGTGAAAATTTACTACGCGGTGCAGTTTGGTTTCGCGCCGCCTAAAATCGCGCTCGTGATGAACCGTCCGCGCGCCCTGCACTTTAGCTACAAGCGTTATCTAACGAACAAGCTACGCGAAAAATTTGATCTATCTGGCACTCCGATCGTGCTGATACCTAAAAATCGTAGCGGCTCGGACGAGGAAAACGAGGGAAAAAGTGAGTAA
- a CDS encoding copper resistance protein CopD codes for MQAIYPYAQLIHLICAIIFVGFLFFDVIIFSRAKAKLPAEIAQKAQQAISGVAIKIMPLCVLLLVLTGGMMMSSWVGSKAGGYFESNLQIVFMIKVILALLIFAAVATNLTCKFILKRPSPLGNIHPFAFTAAAIIVIFAKVMFIV; via the coding sequence ATGCAAGCAATCTACCCTTACGCGCAGCTTATTCACCTAATCTGCGCTATCATTTTCGTCGGATTTTTATTTTTCGACGTGATTATTTTTTCAAGGGCCAAGGCCAAACTACCCGCAGAAATAGCGCAAAAAGCGCAGCAAGCCATCTCAGGCGTCGCGATAAAAATCATGCCGCTTTGCGTGCTGCTTTTGGTGCTAACGGGCGGCATGATGATGAGTAGCTGGGTCGGCTCGAAAGCGGGCGGATATTTTGAGTCGAATTTACAAATCGTCTTTATGATAAAGGTTATCTTGGCACTGCTCATATTTGCGGCCGTAGCGACCAATCTCACATGTAAATTTATACTAAAACGCCCTAGTCCGTTAGGCAATATCCACCCGTTTGCGTTTACGGCGGCGGCGATCATTGTGATATTTGCTAAAGTTATGTTTATAGTGTAA
- the nusB gene encoding transcription antitermination factor NusB — protein sequence MATRHQVRQAVVSLLYAREMGSCGEEFVEEFLEEKKIRNDQRSLALSLFHGILEHAEELDALLNARLKEWKINEIGSIERAVLRLGAYEMKFTPTDKAVIINEGIELGKELGGDSAPKFINGVLDALKADL from the coding sequence ATGGCGACTCGTCATCAGGTCAGACAAGCCGTCGTTTCGCTGCTCTACGCGCGCGAAATGGGTAGCTGCGGCGAGGAGTTCGTCGAGGAGTTTTTAGAAGAAAAAAAGATAAGAAACGATCAGAGAAGCCTCGCGCTGTCGCTTTTTCACGGTATCTTGGAGCATGCAGAGGAGCTTGACGCGCTACTAAACGCGCGCCTAAAAGAGTGGAAGATAAACGAGATCGGCAGCATTGAGCGCGCCGTGCTGCGACTGGGGGCGTACGAGATGAAATTTACCCCGACCGATAAGGCCGTCATAATAAACGAGGGCATCGAGCTTGGCAAAGAGCTGGGCGGAGACTCGGCGCCGAAATTTATAAACGGCGTGCTAGACGCGCTAAAGGCCGATCTGTGA
- a CDS encoding DMT family transporter translates to MHYNTPKFKGKILFRRYVLHHLGAYYMIIACMFFAAVGGFAKVLSEQMPSIEVVFFRNAVGLAIVLYAIYKRPPTRQKGGQLLVLMFRGFIGTIALFALFYNIAHINLGAAYTFQKTSPIFTAIFAAIFLKEALSKKGWGAIFLGFVGILFIIQPNLGINKTDWLGLWSGVGAALAMLSVRTLRKSYDTSVIVLSFMAWGTALPMLLMGVAEWVKFEPLDFLLSPFVAPDFKGVILIVLMGLAGYFFQFYMTKAYAASKKAGSVAAVSYMDVVFSLVVGFFMGDTLPNAAAFFGIFLVIFSGILVARER, encoded by the coding sequence TTGCATTACAATACGCCTAAATTTAAAGGAAAAATTTTGTTTCGCAGATACGTTTTGCACCATTTGGGCGCTTATTATATGATCATCGCGTGTATGTTTTTTGCCGCCGTCGGAGGCTTTGCGAAGGTTTTAAGCGAGCAGATGCCCAGTATCGAGGTCGTGTTTTTTAGAAATGCCGTGGGGCTTGCTATCGTGCTTTATGCGATTTACAAAAGGCCGCCTACGCGCCAAAAAGGCGGGCAGCTTTTGGTGCTGATGTTTCGCGGATTTATCGGTACGATCGCGCTTTTTGCACTTTTTTACAACATCGCTCACATAAATTTGGGCGCGGCTTATACTTTTCAAAAAACCAGCCCCATTTTCACGGCGATTTTTGCGGCGATTTTCTTAAAAGAAGCTCTTAGCAAAAAGGGCTGGGGCGCGATATTTCTAGGCTTTGTCGGCATACTTTTTATCATCCAGCCAAATTTAGGCATTAACAAAACCGACTGGCTTGGGCTTTGGAGCGGCGTGGGGGCGGCGCTTGCGATGCTTAGCGTCAGAACTCTTCGCAAAAGCTACGACACGAGCGTTATCGTGCTTAGCTTTATGGCTTGGGGGACGGCTCTGCCGATGCTTTTGATGGGCGTTGCGGAGTGGGTCAAATTTGAGCCTTTAGACTTCTTGCTTTCGCCGTTTGTGGCGCCCGATTTTAAAGGCGTGATCCTTATCGTGCTAATGGGGCTTGCGGGCTATTTTTTCCAGTTTTATATGACGAAAGCGTATGCGGCGAGCAAAAAGGCGGGCTCGGTCGCCGCGGTAAGCTATATGGACGTCGTATTTTCGCTAGTCGTGGGCTTTTTTATGGGTGATACGCTACCTAACGCGGCGGCGTTTTTCGGGATATTTTTGGTTATTTTTAGCGGAATTTTAGTAGCGCGCGAAAGATAG
- the kdsA gene encoding 3-deoxy-8-phosphooctulonate synthase, producing MILIAGPCVIESEQLVFDVAKRLVKFNEDKRIDFYFKSSFDKANRTSISSFRGPGLQKGCEILAKVKKEFGFKILTDIHESYQAAPVGEVADVLQIPAFLCRQTDLLVAAAKTKAVVNIKKGQFLAASAMKHSVKKVLETRGVKGEGYEVAKQNGVWLTERGSTFGYGNLVVDMRNLVLMREFAPVIFDATHSVQMPSALGEKSGGDARFVPYLARAAAAAGVDGFFYETHVNPCEALCDGPNMLNLDELDANIAQIFKIKDALGDAN from the coding sequence ATGATACTAATAGCGGGACCTTGCGTCATAGAAAGCGAGCAGCTCGTTTTTGACGTGGCAAAAAGGCTAGTTAAATTTAATGAAGATAAGCGGATAGATTTTTATTTCAAATCAAGCTTTGACAAGGCAAATCGCACGAGTATAAGCTCGTTTCGCGGGCCAGGGCTTCAGAAGGGTTGCGAAATTTTAGCCAAGGTAAAAAAGGAATTCGGCTTTAAAATTTTAACCGATATCCACGAGAGCTACCAGGCTGCACCCGTAGGCGAAGTGGCCGACGTGCTGCAAATCCCGGCGTTTTTGTGCCGCCAGACCGATCTGCTCGTGGCCGCGGCTAAGACAAAAGCGGTGGTAAATATCAAAAAAGGGCAGTTTTTAGCCGCATCTGCGATGAAGCACTCGGTGAAAAAAGTGCTAGAAACGCGCGGCGTAAAGGGCGAGGGATACGAGGTCGCTAAACAAAACGGAGTGTGGCTAACGGAGCGAGGCAGCACGTTTGGCTACGGAAATTTAGTCGTAGATATGCGAAATTTGGTGCTAATGCGCGAATTTGCGCCCGTGATTTTCGACGCGACGCATAGCGTGCAGATGCCAAGCGCTCTTGGCGAAAAAAGCGGCGGTGACGCGAGATTCGTGCCGTATTTGGCGCGTGCGGCGGCGGCTGCGGGCGTGGACGGATTTTTCTATGAGACGCACGTAAATCCTTGCGAGGCGCTTTGCGACGGGCCGAATATGTTAAATTTGGACGAACTAGACGCGAATATCGCTCAAATTTTTAAGATAAAAGACGCCCTAGGCGATGCAAACTAA
- the ribH gene encoding 6,7-dimethyl-8-ribityllumazine synthase: MKIIEGNLALKGGEKVAIVGARFNHIITDRLVEGARDAFLRHGGDEANLSLILVPGAFEIPMALEKALASGKFDAVCCVGAVIRGSTPHFDYVSAETTKGIANVTLKYGKPVTFGVLTVDSIEQAIERAGSKAGNKGFEAMTGVIEMLNLYKNLEA, translated from the coding sequence ATGAAAATAATCGAAGGAAATTTGGCTTTAAAAGGCGGCGAGAAGGTCGCCATAGTGGGCGCGAGGTTTAACCACATCATCACCGATAGGCTGGTCGAGGGCGCGAGGGATGCGTTTTTGCGTCACGGCGGGGACGAGGCAAATTTGAGCCTCATTTTGGTGCCGGGCGCATTTGAGATACCGATGGCGCTCGAAAAGGCGCTAGCTAGCGGCAAATTTGACGCCGTTTGCTGCGTGGGAGCGGTTATCCGCGGCTCTACGCCTCACTTTGACTACGTTAGCGCCGAGACCACCAAGGGCATCGCAAACGTCACGCTAAAGTACGGCAAACCGGTGACCTTTGGCGTACTAACGGTAGATAGCATCGAGCAAGCCATCGAGCGAGCGGGTTCAAAGGCCGGCAACAAGGGCTTTGAGGCGATGACTGGCGTGATCGAGATGCTAAACTTATATAAAAATTTGGAGGCGTAA
- a CDS encoding cation diffusion facilitator family transporter encodes MEVVEQVTSRDKTIVKTGLIGIAANAILAAIKAALGFASGSIAIILDAVNNLSDALSSVITIVGIKIAEKNPDKEHPFGYGRVEYLTAIVIGVIILYTGGTSVVESAKKIISPSAPNYDTISLILIAVLVVVKFALGLYTQRVGQRVNSDSLIASGVDAKFDALISLGTLLAALVFVFFGVSLEAYLGVTISLLLIKAALEILRDAIDKILGARMPNSDSSQIYECIGSFDGVLGAYDLIFNDYGPDKKLGSVHIEVAHDMSAAQIDALTRRIQNEIFAKFNIVLDTIGIYAFNKEDNATRLNVEKIVFGHKFIKQMHGFYINKETKTITFDIIIDFNAPDSSALYREILSQVSSAYPSYKVIITRDTDYNG; translated from the coding sequence TTGGAGGTAGTAGAGCAGGTCACGTCGCGAGATAAGACCATCGTAAAAACAGGCCTCATAGGCATAGCGGCAAATGCCATTTTAGCGGCTATAAAGGCGGCCCTTGGCTTTGCTAGCGGTTCGATCGCTATCATTTTAGACGCGGTAAATAACCTAAGCGACGCGCTCTCGTCGGTCATCACCATCGTTGGCATAAAAATAGCCGAGAAAAACCCTGACAAAGAGCACCCATTTGGCTACGGTAGAGTAGAGTATCTAACGGCTATCGTTATAGGCGTGATCATACTTTATACAGGCGGCACCTCCGTCGTCGAGTCGGCTAAAAAGATCATCTCGCCAAGTGCCCCAAACTACGACACTATCTCGCTTATTTTGATCGCCGTTTTGGTTGTGGTCAAATTTGCGCTTGGGCTTTACACGCAAAGGGTCGGACAAAGGGTAAATTCCGACTCGCTCATAGCAAGCGGAGTGGACGCGAAATTTGACGCTCTCATCTCGCTTGGCACGCTTTTGGCGGCTTTAGTCTTTGTGTTTTTTGGCGTTAGCCTTGAGGCATATCTTGGCGTAACCATATCTCTACTTCTTATCAAAGCGGCACTTGAAATTTTACGTGACGCGATAGATAAAATTTTAGGCGCAAGGATGCCTAACAGCGACAGCTCGCAAATTTATGAGTGCATAGGCTCGTTTGACGGCGTGCTTGGGGCGTATGATCTTATCTTTAACGACTACGGACCAGACAAGAAGCTAGGCAGCGTGCATATAGAAGTGGCGCACGACATGAGCGCAGCGCAGATAGACGCGCTTACTAGACGCATACAAAATGAAATTTTTGCGAAATTTAACATTGTTTTAGATACCATTGGCATCTATGCATTTAACAAAGAGGACAACGCAACAAGGCTAAACGTCGAAAAGATAGTTTTTGGGCACAAATTTATCAAGCAAATGCATGGATTTTACATAAATAAAGAGACAAAAACGATCACGTTTGATATCATCATAGACTTTAACGCGCCAGATAGCTCGGCACTCTACCGCGAAATTTTATCGCAAGTAAGCAGCGCCTACCCTAGCTACAAGGTCATCATCACGCGTGACACGGACTACAACGGATAG
- a CDS encoding Opr family porin encodes MKKIAKFAAFAALNFTVLNLCASPLETLLQGSKFSGEIGAYSETRRVISGTKTTYFNDTSWLVGSAALNYELSFLDALKFGIGGRGSVPIYEGDRNYRTLHGKGDSTERIYEGDRALLSQLFLGYDDGLNTLKIGRFEMINDWSSKIQDGVRVTSEAAPNLLLDASYSKRRGRAYLKEMWGFTKLNEGRGIFNAGATYKQGGASVKIYALYASELFSALGGKISYESGGFQSGAGEMKLGWMLHYARSDERKQSGDGSLAEAKIYGVLEGSKLTLAYVKSGKSVGWGSMNLAGDQIVFFEEGDVIYERDARTYYAAFDTKIKRLNLGMLLGTTKYKLKRADDKTYRQNEITARLGYEIAKNLRAFATFDRTFKAQPRYPAMMQISAGLVYSF; translated from the coding sequence ATGAAAAAAATAGCAAAATTCGCAGCCTTCGCGGCTTTAAATTTCACGGTTTTAAATTTGTGCGCTTCGCCGCTGGAAACGCTCTTACAGGGCTCTAAATTTAGCGGAGAAATAGGCGCTTACAGCGAAACTAGACGGGTAATTAGCGGGACTAAAACGACGTATTTTAACGACACTTCTTGGCTGGTGGGCTCAGCGGCGCTAAATTACGAGCTTAGCTTCCTAGACGCGCTAAAATTTGGCATCGGCGGGCGCGGTAGCGTGCCGATCTATGAAGGCGATAGAAACTACCGCACGCTGCACGGCAAGGGCGATAGCACGGAGCGAATTTACGAGGGCGACAGGGCGCTTTTATCGCAGCTGTTTTTGGGCTACGACGACGGCCTAAATACCCTAAAAATCGGGCGATTTGAAATGATAAACGACTGGTCGAGCAAGATCCAAGACGGCGTGCGGGTAACAAGCGAAGCAGCGCCTAATTTACTCCTTGACGCAAGCTATTCTAAAAGGCGCGGAAGGGCTTATTTAAAGGAAATGTGGGGCTTTACGAAGCTAAACGAGGGGCGAGGGATTTTTAACGCGGGAGCCACGTATAAACAAGGCGGCGCATCGGTTAAAATTTACGCGCTTTACGCTAGCGAGCTATTTAGCGCGCTAGGCGGCAAAATATCTTACGAAAGCGGTGGCTTTCAAAGCGGCGCGGGCGAGATGAAGCTAGGCTGGATGCTACACTACGCAAGAAGCGACGAGAGAAAACAAAGCGGCGACGGAAGTTTGGCGGAGGCTAAAATTTACGGCGTTTTAGAGGGCTCCAAGCTTACCTTGGCTTACGTAAAATCGGGCAAAAGCGTAGGCTGGGGAAGTATGAATTTAGCCGGCGATCAAATCGTATTTTTCGAAGAAGGCGACGTGATATACGAGCGCGACGCAAGGACGTATTACGCGGCGTTTGATACGAAGATAAAAAGGCTAAATTTAGGAATGCTTTTAGGCACTACGAAGTATAAGTTAAAGCGCGCGGACGATAAAACCTACCGCCAAAACGAGATAACGGCTAGACTAGGCTACGAGATCGCTAAAAATTTAAGGGCGTTTGCGACGTTTGATCGGACGTTTAAAGCGCAGCCTAGATACCCTGCGATGATGCAAATAAGCGCGGGCCTAGTTTATAGCTTTTAG
- a CDS encoding SMR family transporter, which translates to MMHVLALLAAGCCEVFGVFFLTKFQKSIGVKKAANFLILVANFALSLWLLSYAMQAMAMSVAYAIWTGIGAIGAVGVGVVFNGEKMSAQKVFYLSLITLSAVMLKII; encoded by the coding sequence TTGATGCACGTTTTAGCTCTTTTGGCGGCCGGGTGCTGCGAGGTTTTTGGCGTATTTTTTCTAACCAAATTTCAAAAAAGCATCGGCGTGAAAAAGGCGGCGAATTTTTTGATTTTGGTCGCAAATTTCGCCCTTTCGCTCTGGCTTTTGAGCTACGCGATGCAGGCGATGGCGATGTCGGTGGCGTACGCGATTTGGACGGGTATCGGAGCGATCGGAGCCGTGGGCGTCGGAGTGGTTTTTAACGGCGAAAAAATGAGCGCGCAAAAGGTGTTTTACCTATCGCTAATAACGCTAAGTGCGGTAATGTTAAAGATAATTTAA
- the trpS gene encoding tryptophan--tRNA ligase: MRVLTGLQPSGKLHLGNYFASIKQMVEAQGRNEMFMFIANYHAMTSVADAGKLKQNTYEAASAFLSLGIDPQKSVFWVQSDVKEVLELYWILSQYTPMGLLERAHSYKDKVAKGLTSHHGLFSYPVLMAADILLYGAQVVPVGKDQIQHVEIARDIAIKFNNEHGEIFVLPEYKVDENVATVPGTDGAKMSKSYGNTVDIFAGAKELKKQISSIVTTSEPLEAPKQWQNCNVYNIAKLFLDEDRQKALQARYERGGEGHGHFKMYLNELVWDYFADARGKFDYYLNHAGEVDEILNEGAKKARAVAAPIMEKIRAATGIYK; this comes from the coding sequence ATGAGAGTACTAACAGGTTTGCAACCAAGCGGCAAACTACACCTAGGCAACTACTTCGCCTCCATCAAACAAATGGTTGAGGCGCAGGGGCGAAACGAGATGTTTATGTTTATCGCAAACTACCACGCCATGACCTCGGTCGCCGACGCTGGGAAACTAAAACAAAACACCTATGAGGCTGCAAGCGCATTTTTATCGCTGGGTATCGATCCGCAAAAGAGCGTATTTTGGGTGCAAAGCGACGTAAAAGAGGTTTTAGAGCTCTACTGGATACTGAGCCAATACACGCCTATGGGCCTGCTCGAGCGCGCGCACAGCTACAAGGACAAGGTCGCAAAGGGCTTAACCTCACATCACGGGCTTTTTAGCTACCCGGTTTTGATGGCGGCCGATATCCTGCTATACGGCGCGCAGGTCGTGCCCGTGGGCAAGGATCAGATCCAGCACGTCGAGATCGCGCGCGACATCGCGATCAAATTTAACAACGAGCACGGCGAAATCTTCGTCTTGCCGGAGTACAAAGTCGATGAAAACGTAGCTACCGTGCCCGGCACAGACGGCGCGAAAATGAGCAAAAGCTACGGCAACACGGTTGATATTTTCGCCGGCGCCAAAGAGCTAAAAAAGCAAATCTCAAGCATCGTGACGACCTCGGAGCCGCTTGAAGCGCCTAAGCAGTGGCAAAACTGCAACGTCTATAATATCGCTAAATTATTCCTTGACGAGGACAGACAAAAAGCACTGCAAGCGCGGTATGAGCGCGGCGGCGAAGGGCACGGACACTTTAAGATGTATCTAAACGAGCTGGTTTGGGACTATTTTGCGGACGCGAGAGGCAAATTTGATTATTATCTAAATCACGCTGGCGAAGTGGATGAAATTTTAAACGAGGGCGCCAAAAAAGCGCGAGCCGTCGCAGCGCCGATAATGGAAAAAATACGCGCCGCAACAGGCATATACAAATAA
- a CDS encoding SMR family transporter produces the protein MQTKGFLWVLGGAVAECGWAYGLKHASSAPEIALTAMLVCVSFTSFIIAMKYLPISITYTVFVGLGAFFVVIAEIVSEFRASGQTPDLLRLFFIATLIAGVLGLKRLKS, from the coding sequence ATGCAAACTAAGGGCTTTTTGTGGGTGCTAGGCGGCGCGGTCGCCGAATGCGGCTGGGCGTACGGGCTAAAACACGCCTCAAGTGCGCCGGAGATCGCGCTAACTGCGATGCTCGTTTGCGTTAGTTTTACGTCGTTTATAATCGCTATGAAATACCTGCCTATTAGCATCACGTATACCGTGTTTGTGGGGCTTGGGGCGTTTTTTGTGGTGATCGCCGAGATCGTGAGCGAATTTCGCGCGAGCGGTCAGACGCCGGATTTATTGCGGCTATTTTTCATAGCGACGCTGATCGCGGGCGTGTTGGGGCTAAAAAGGCTAAAATCTTGA
- a CDS encoding helix-hairpin-helix domain-containing protein, with translation MSDFKKIPYVGEATEADLLALGYTDIASLKGADPDEMFERTKALGRGSDKCILYVYRMVCYYANTPHPDKAKLKWWLWKD, from the coding sequence TTGAGCGATTTTAAGAAAATCCCATATGTCGGCGAGGCGACAGAGGCGGATCTGCTGGCACTCGGCTACACTGACATCGCTTCGCTAAAGGGTGCGGATCCGGACGAGATGTTTGAGCGCACAAAGGCGCTCGGACGCGGCAGCGACAAGTGCATCCTCTACGTTTACCGCATGGTTTGCTACTACGCAAATACTCCGCACCCGGACAAAGCCAAGCTGAAATGGTGGCTTTGGAAGGATTAA